A genomic segment from Neobacillus sp. YX16 encodes:
- the lsrB gene encoding autoinducer 2 ABC transporter substrate-binding protein LsrB — MGKFKSIKLLIILAIFMVFVAACSSNEGASGDGDKKKDDKDIQVVFIPKMTGNAFFESGNDGAQEMAKKVGFKVKYDGAPEGTVANQVQIINSAVNSGADAIAISSVSSDGLNQALKKALDAGIKVVTWDSDVDPKFRSVYVNQGTPEILGEMLVEMAAEQMDNPDDAKKIAWFYSSPTVPDQNSWVEYANKYIKEKYPKWEIVTTQFGDANEQKSLQVGESILDSYPDVDAIICPDSTALPAMAQAAENKGLNAEDVIITGFASPNSMRQFIENGTIKNHGLWDVKDQGALAVYTAYWLAKGNDLKVGDSIDVPDMGSVKLEANSIQGYDYTADDSGIMVLPERIVFTKDNTNDYNF, encoded by the coding sequence ATGGGTAAATTTAAATCTATTAAACTATTGATTATTTTGGCGATTTTCATGGTATTTGTGGCTGCATGCTCATCCAATGAAGGAGCCTCTGGTGACGGAGATAAAAAGAAAGATGATAAAGATATCCAAGTAGTGTTCATTCCAAAAATGACTGGAAATGCATTCTTTGAATCTGGTAACGATGGTGCGCAGGAAATGGCTAAGAAGGTTGGTTTTAAAGTGAAATATGATGGAGCGCCAGAAGGTACGGTTGCTAATCAAGTGCAAATTATTAATAGTGCTGTAAATAGCGGTGCTGATGCTATTGCCATCTCTTCTGTCTCTTCCGACGGTTTGAATCAAGCGTTGAAAAAGGCGTTGGATGCGGGAATTAAAGTTGTAACATGGGATTCGGATGTTGATCCTAAATTTCGTTCTGTGTATGTCAACCAAGGTACACCAGAAATATTAGGAGAAATGCTTGTTGAAATGGCCGCAGAGCAAATGGATAACCCGGATGATGCTAAAAAAATTGCCTGGTTCTATTCAAGCCCAACCGTTCCGGATCAAAACTCTTGGGTTGAATATGCAAACAAATATATTAAAGAAAAATACCCAAAATGGGAAATTGTAACGACTCAATTTGGCGATGCGAATGAACAAAAATCATTACAAGTTGGCGAAAGTATTTTAGATTCATATCCTGATGTTGATGCTATTATTTGCCCAGACTCAACTGCACTTCCGGCAATGGCACAAGCTGCTGAAAATAAAGGGTTGAATGCAGAAGATGTCATCATTACAGGTTTTGCTTCTCCGAATTCAATGAGACAATTTATTGAAAATGGAACCATTAAAAACCATGGTTTATGGGATGTTAAGGATCAAGGTGCCCTTGCTGTTTACACGGCTTATTGGTTAGCTAAAGGAAATGATCTAAAGGTTGGGGACTCTATTGATGTTCCTGATATGGGTTCTGTTAAATTAGAGGCAAACTCTATTCAAGGTTACGATTATACAGCCGATGATTCTGGAATTATGGTTTTACCTGAACGAATTGTATTTACTAAAGATAATACTAACGACTACAATTTTTAA
- a CDS encoding autoinducer 2 import system permease LsrD (with IsrABC is involved with autoinducer 2 import) produces MLNKIPKWNLTLFILIISEIIVFGMINPRFWNVTILLNSFNDFISVAIIGFFVTMVVITGGIDISGVSIIGLTSVVTGLLSQVVGINIWVSILCAILIGGLCGLLNGVLIAYGRVQAMVITLGGMLLYSGIAIVLVGLSDVSTYEGISGFPEGFSQIANGEVMGIPNSVILFIVMFFIAYILLHRTRFGRYIYLTGINQNTAEYSGINTKKIIAATYFLSGLSAGIAGVVLTSYLGSARSDYGAEYLMPILTVVVLGGTLITGGKGGVIGTALASIILGFMQIGLQMAGVSTQYIGLATGVLLIVSVAFLGINPDFRFNVRRIFTQKQNIGG; encoded by the coding sequence ATGCTAAATAAAATCCCGAAATGGAACCTTACTTTATTCATTTTAATAATTTCTGAAATTATCGTGTTTGGGATGATTAATCCAAGATTCTGGAATGTCACGATCTTATTAAATAGTTTTAACGATTTTATATCTGTAGCAATTATTGGCTTTTTTGTCACGATGGTTGTTATTACAGGAGGAATAGACATTTCCGGCGTTTCTATTATCGGGTTAACCTCTGTTGTAACGGGCCTTTTGTCTCAAGTGGTTGGTATTAACATCTGGGTCTCTATCCTTTGTGCCATTTTAATTGGCGGATTATGCGGCCTTCTTAATGGAGTTCTGATTGCTTATGGCAGAGTGCAAGCGATGGTAATAACCCTTGGCGGCATGCTTTTATATAGTGGTATTGCCATTGTGTTGGTGGGATTGTCTGATGTAAGTACCTATGAAGGGATTTCAGGCTTTCCAGAAGGTTTTAGCCAAATTGCAAATGGAGAGGTCATGGGAATCCCTAATTCCGTTATCTTATTTATTGTAATGTTTTTTATTGCATATATCCTTCTGCACCGTACCAGGTTTGGCAGATATATATATTTAACAGGAATTAATCAAAACACAGCTGAGTACTCTGGCATCAATACTAAAAAAATTATTGCTGCTACATACTTCTTGTCAGGGTTAAGTGCTGGTATTGCAGGGGTAGTATTAACATCCTATTTAGGCAGTGCAAGATCTGATTATGGTGCTGAGTATCTTATGCCCATTCTAACTGTCGTTGTATTAGGAGGAACATTAATCACAGGGGGTAAAGGGGGTGTTATTGGGACAGCGTTAGCTAGCATTATATTAGGCTTTATGCAGATAGGCTTGCAAATGGCTGGAGTTTCAACGCAATATATTGGATTGGCTACGGGGGTCCTCCTTATTGTATCTGTTGCATTTCTGGGAATTAATCCGGATTTCAGATTTAACGTAAGAAGAATCTTCACACAAAAACAAAATATTGGGGGTTAA
- a CDS encoding sugar ABC transporter permease → MSRITNIIKLREFRTFIFLILLFVVVGFINSDYLSLQNIDKSLKSSLLYIVLAVGMTFVLLTGNLDISVGGTLGLSAAVSGTILRDGGSVFTAAIAAILIGVVIGLINGFGVIKLKISSFIMTLAILSITRVVQVIYTDGKWVENIPANIKELSNIDIFGINVLTFIVIVGVVFVQVYLSKSRKGRYYNAIGDNVDGAISLGIPVNRYIAYSFVISGICASLAGLIFVSQIGFVSTNAGAGIELTVIAACVLGGVSLVGGIGTVVGAALGAIILTSINSALVYMKVPAFWNDTISGSLLIIIVVVDALLAFNTNKKAKKLRLNARVLQKEA, encoded by the coding sequence ATGTCTAGGATTACGAACATAATCAAACTACGGGAATTTAGAACATTTATATTTTTAATCCTTCTATTTGTAGTGGTGGGTTTCATAAACTCTGACTATTTATCTTTACAAAATATCGATAAATCCTTGAAAAGTAGCCTGCTTTATATTGTTCTAGCGGTTGGAATGACCTTTGTTCTATTAACTGGGAATTTGGATATTTCAGTCGGAGGAACGCTAGGCTTATCTGCTGCTGTTAGTGGAACGATTCTAAGAGATGGTGGAAGTGTTTTTACAGCCGCAATCGCAGCCATTCTTATTGGAGTTGTTATTGGTCTTATTAATGGTTTTGGTGTAATAAAATTAAAAATTTCTTCCTTTATTATGACTTTAGCCATCCTCTCTATCACAAGGGTAGTCCAGGTGATTTATACGGATGGAAAATGGGTAGAAAATATACCGGCAAACATTAAAGAGCTTTCTAATATAGATATCTTCGGAATTAATGTATTGACTTTTATTGTTATTGTAGGGGTCGTATTCGTTCAGGTATACCTGTCCAAGAGCAGAAAGGGAAGGTATTACAACGCAATTGGTGACAACGTAGACGGGGCCATTTCCTTAGGTATTCCTGTAAATAGATATATTGCCTATTCCTTTGTCATTTCTGGTATCTGTGCTTCTTTAGCAGGATTAATCTTTGTTAGTCAAATTGGTTTTGTCTCCACAAATGCCGGTGCAGGAATTGAGTTAACTGTTATTGCGGCCTGCGTTCTTGGTGGTGTGTCATTGGTTGGCGGTATTGGCACGGTTGTAGGGGCGGCATTGGGAGCTATTATATTAACGTCTATCAACTCTGCTCTAGTTTATATGAAAGTACCAGCATTTTGGAATGATACGATTTCGGGTTCTTTATTAATAATCATTGTAGTTGTTGATGCCTTGCTTGCGTTTAATACCAATAAAAAGGCGAAAAAACTGAGATTAAATGCAAGAGTTCTGCAGAAGGAGGCTTAG
- a CDS encoding sugar ABC transporter ATP-binding protein, producing MEAPKNLVRLDNIQKSFNRNTVLEGVSLELNESEVISIIGGNGAGKSTLMKILTGIYQADAGLIDISGERADHLNPNSAHERGIYLVPQEPLLFPNMTVEQNLTIGIRKNKYEVREESNKLIKQLGWNIDLNRLAATLSIAEQQQLEIIKGLLRKSKVLILDEPTSTLTFSETESLFKVVEQLKNSGVGIFYITHRLDEVFRISTHAVILRDGKVTLKGKIEEFTKDMLIQGLLPVGNKNNYEDHFERRVVNREEDEPILKVENIVGDGFKNISFEVYKGEVVGLAGLVGAGRTEIAEAIYGVNPIESGKVYLDGKDITKLSINETVNSGLAYIPEDRFLNGIFSISSVRNNITSQIIKRHGLFTKKRSEEHVANQYIDRLRIKVNSQDDEIKSLSGGNQQKAVIARALSMNPKLIIMDEPTRGIDAAARGDIYSIITELKNQGFSILLISSDLEEIERISDRIYAVYQGTCNVCLSLAEINATNVMKAAFGTFEGSDQAHV from the coding sequence ATGGAAGCGCCGAAGAACTTAGTGAGATTGGATAATATTCAAAAGTCGTTTAACCGGAACACGGTTTTGGAAGGGGTTTCACTGGAACTTAATGAGTCAGAGGTTATATCGATTATAGGTGGTAATGGAGCAGGGAAGAGCACCTTAATGAAAATTCTCACTGGAATTTACCAAGCAGATGCTGGGTTAATTGATATTAGTGGTGAAAGGGCAGATCATTTAAATCCTAATTCGGCCCATGAAAGAGGCATTTATTTAGTGCCGCAGGAACCGTTGTTATTCCCTAATATGACGGTTGAGCAAAACCTGACGATTGGAATTAGAAAAAATAAATATGAAGTTAGAGAAGAATCGAATAAGCTCATTAAACAATTAGGATGGAATATTGATTTAAATCGGTTAGCCGCTACATTGAGTATTGCTGAACAACAACAGCTTGAGATTATAAAAGGACTTCTAAGAAAGTCGAAGGTGTTAATTCTGGATGAGCCTACTTCTACTTTGACGTTTTCAGAAACAGAGTCTTTATTCAAAGTGGTAGAACAGTTAAAGAATTCCGGGGTGGGAATCTTCTATATTACCCATCGTCTTGATGAAGTCTTTCGAATTTCTACTCATGCCGTCATATTAAGGGACGGTAAAGTAACGCTTAAAGGGAAAATAGAAGAATTTACAAAAGATATGTTAATTCAAGGGCTTCTTCCTGTCGGAAACAAAAATAATTACGAGGATCACTTTGAAAGACGAGTGGTCAATCGTGAGGAAGATGAACCGATTCTTAAGGTTGAAAATATTGTTGGCGACGGATTTAAGAATATTAGTTTTGAAGTTTACAAGGGAGAAGTTGTGGGTCTTGCTGGTCTTGTGGGAGCAGGCAGAACAGAGATCGCCGAAGCAATTTACGGTGTTAATCCTATCGAGAGTGGAAAGGTTTATCTTGATGGAAAGGATATTACCAAGCTGTCGATAAATGAAACGGTGAACAGTGGCTTGGCGTACATCCCCGAAGATCGATTTTTGAACGGTATTTTTTCGATAAGCTCTGTAAGAAATAATATCACATCACAAATTATTAAACGGCATGGTTTATTTACAAAGAAAAGGTCCGAAGAACACGTTGCAAACCAGTATATTGATAGATTAAGAATTAAGGTGAATTCCCAAGATGATGAAATAAAATCACTTTCAGGCGGTAATCAACAGAAGGCTGTTATTGCAAGGGCGTTATCCATGAACCCTAAATTGATCATCATGGATGAACCAACAAGGGGAATTGATGCTGCTGCAAGGGGCGACATCTATTCCATCATTACAGAATTAAAAAATCAAGGATTTTCGATTCTGCTTATTTCCTCAGACCTGGAAGAAATTGAGAGAATAAGTGACCGCATCTATGCTGTCTATCAGGGAACGTGCAATGTTTGTCTAAGTTTAGCTGAAATTAATGCGACCAATGTCATGAAAGCGGCTTTTGGAACATTTGAAGGAAGTGATCAGGCACATGTCTAG
- a CDS encoding sugar-binding transcriptional regulator — protein MSYENSLIIKVAWKYYNEGMTQNEIAESLNLSRMKVIKYLDIAKASNIIQFKINLDNFVDMDLQNKIKKQYDLQDIYIVPDTNQNLLESLTQAAAQYIEDRITSDTMINVGYGQAVSRTLGHLNISTKYKVTFVSLSGGVRFYIPTAVDSSSDYYTNPNYNHYIMPAPLLASTEHLAQQLINEKPIKKIFNMIPYSNITIIGIGAVNERATIVKEGYLNTNDIEIFKSMGAVGDLLSQFYDKNGNVLDFSLHKHLISTDINLLKSLNQVVAVAGGLEKREAIIGALKGGYIDVLITDETVAKSLID, from the coding sequence ATGTCATACGAAAATAGCCTGATAATAAAAGTCGCATGGAAATACTACAATGAAGGAATGACTCAAAATGAAATAGCGGAGTCTTTAAACCTGTCCAGAATGAAAGTGATAAAATACCTGGATATCGCCAAGGCAAGCAACATTATCCAATTTAAAATTAACCTAGATAATTTTGTTGACATGGATCTGCAAAATAAAATTAAGAAGCAATATGATTTACAAGATATTTATATTGTTCCGGACACTAACCAAAACCTGTTAGAAAGCCTTACCCAAGCAGCTGCTCAATATATTGAAGACAGAATTACCAGCGATACCATGATTAATGTCGGTTATGGGCAGGCTGTTTCAAGGACACTAGGGCACTTAAATATCTCCACTAAGTATAAAGTTACTTTCGTTTCTTTATCTGGCGGCGTAAGATTTTACATCCCAACGGCAGTGGATTCATCATCTGATTATTATACAAATCCCAATTACAACCATTACATTATGCCCGCTCCATTATTGGCATCCACAGAGCACCTCGCCCAACAGTTGATTAATGAAAAGCCAATCAAGAAGATTTTTAACATGATTCCTTACTCCAACATCACGATCATTGGCATTGGAGCAGTAAATGAACGAGCCACCATTGTTAAGGAAGGTTATTTGAACACGAATGATATTGAAATCTTTAAGTCAATGGGTGCTGTGGGAGATTTATTAAGTCAATTTTATGATAAAAATGGAAATGTTTTAGACTTTAGCTTGCATAAACATCTAATTAGTACAGATATCAATCTCTTAAAATCACTGAACCAGGTTGTTGCTGTGGCTGGAGGACTAGAAAAAAGAGAGGCAATTATCGGTGCATTAAAAGGGGGATATATAGATGTATTAATTACCGATGAAACAGTTGCCAAAAGTCTAATTGATTAA
- the lsrK gene encoding autoinducer-2 kinase codes for MEKYLMAIDAGTGSVRVILFDTLGNELFVTQSEWTHNEDKRYPGSMDFDINKNIDIIINLIREILAKSKVNPENIAAISTTSMREAIVLYDENGKELWACANVDSRSNDEVANLYKISDTIEMEIHKISGQTFSLGAIPRILWVKNNIPETYNKIKYVSMLNDWITYRLTDVISVEPSNGCTTGLFDIKKRIWDPSITEKVGLRNDIFPVVNESGTIISNVTEDFSALTGLSTHTKVVAGGGDAQLGCIGMGVINEGDAAVLGGSFWQYEYTTNQVEINDSCKVRVNCHAIPNTWQYEAIAFFPGLIMRWFRDTFCDLEAYLQEQSHESIYAQMEKRARNIPAGCHGMICTFSDTMNYFSWKHAAPSFIDFKFNSSFNKATFYRAIMENAAFVTKGNIERVSTITNTSPESIVFGGGASKSDLWCQIVADVLNMKVKVPVVKESTALGAAICAGVGAGVYESFNEAIDNVVKFEKTFEPIQSNRLIYEELYKKWESIYKVQLDLADQGHTDHMWIAPGI; via the coding sequence ATGGAAAAGTACTTAATGGCGATTGATGCCGGAACCGGCAGTGTCAGAGTCATACTTTTTGACACATTAGGCAATGAACTCTTTGTTACACAATCAGAATGGACCCATAATGAAGATAAAAGGTATCCAGGTTCAATGGACTTTGATATCAACAAAAATATTGACATTATCATTAATCTAATCAGAGAAATCTTAGCTAAGAGCAAGGTGAATCCAGAAAACATCGCAGCCATTTCAACCACCAGCATGCGTGAAGCCATTGTTTTATATGATGAAAACGGGAAGGAGCTCTGGGCCTGTGCCAACGTAGATTCGAGGTCTAATGATGAAGTCGCTAACTTATATAAAATCAGTGACACAATTGAAATGGAAATTCATAAAATTTCCGGGCAGACCTTTTCATTAGGAGCTATTCCCCGAATCCTTTGGGTAAAAAATAATATCCCAGAAACGTATAACAAAATCAAATATGTTTCGATGCTGAACGACTGGATTACATATCGCTTAACGGATGTGATTTCGGTTGAACCTTCTAACGGATGCACAACCGGTCTCTTCGATATTAAAAAAAGAATTTGGGATCCAAGTATTACAGAGAAGGTCGGTCTAAGAAACGATATTTTTCCTGTTGTAAATGAAAGCGGAACCATTATCAGCAATGTTACCGAGGATTTCTCAGCACTTACTGGGCTTAGCACTCATACTAAAGTTGTTGCTGGGGGCGGGGATGCTCAATTAGGCTGCATCGGCATGGGCGTCATCAATGAAGGCGATGCAGCTGTTTTGGGCGGGAGCTTTTGGCAGTATGAATATACAACCAACCAGGTTGAAATCAATGATTCTTGTAAAGTAAGAGTTAATTGCCATGCCATCCCAAATACTTGGCAATATGAAGCGATTGCCTTCTTTCCCGGTTTAATCATGAGATGGTTCAGAGATACGTTTTGTGATCTTGAAGCCTATCTTCAAGAGCAAAGCCACGAAAGCATTTATGCCCAAATGGAGAAACGTGCCCGAAATATTCCTGCCGGCTGTCACGGAATGATTTGCACGTTTTCCGATACAATGAATTACTTTTCTTGGAAACATGCGGCACCAAGTTTCATAGATTTTAAATTTAATAGTTCTTTCAATAAAGCCACTTTTTATCGCGCCATTATGGAAAATGCCGCTTTTGTTACCAAAGGAAATATTGAAAGGGTTTCCACTATTACAAACACATCGCCAGAATCGATTGTTTTTGGCGGAGGCGCTTCAAAAAGTGACCTTTGGTGCCAAATTGTTGCTGACGTTCTGAATATGAAAGTAAAAGTTCCAGTAGTAAAGGAATCTACAGCTCTTGGTGCTGCAATTTGTGCAGGTGTAGGGGCAGGTGTTTATGAAAGCTTTAATGAAGCCATTGATAACGTTGTAAAATTTGAAAAAACCTTCGAACCAATCCAATCGAATCGCTTAATTTATGAAGAACTATATAAAAAGTGGGAATCCATATACAAAGTACAATTGGATCTTGCTGACCAGGGACATACGGACCATATGTGGATTGCTCCAGGAATATAA
- a CDS encoding cupin domain-containing protein, translating to MSVINENEREYRFSDSGPKYLLKGPRMNFGIVVLQPGQDFNAHYHNIMEENFFILEGELEIHIDNEIFQCKQGDFIHVEPKKVHYLINKGDTIFKAAFMLAPYQIQDKVDVDYKPYGLSQTK from the coding sequence ATGTCAGTTATTAACGAGAATGAGAGAGAATATCGATTTAGCGACAGCGGTCCCAAGTATCTATTAAAAGGACCTAGAATGAACTTTGGTATCGTTGTATTGCAGCCAGGGCAGGATTTCAATGCACATTATCATAACATCATGGAAGAAAATTTCTTTATACTGGAAGGTGAACTGGAAATCCATATCGACAACGAAATTTTCCAATGCAAACAAGGCGATTTCATTCACGTTGAACCCAAGAAAGTCCACTACTTAATCAACAAAGGCGACACAATCTTCAAAGCCGCCTTCATGCTGGCCCCCTATCAAATACAAGACAAGGTTGATGTCGATTACAAGCCTTACGGATTAAGCCAAACAAAGTGA
- a CDS encoding L,D-transpeptidase family protein, which yields MENAIQESRVEMNTGSSFKRFKNWKFITAGIILVIALICAAMSFYQATHFNPKVKINGIEVGGLTAEKALEKLETTVLSNIVYVGEQQIIDGKDTKLGFAEDDLLEVKKLLKNQWTFFPIFKSKEYSLTPSKLDPYRSDSLKEELEQKLISLNQNLKAPTDAQVKLEQGKIVVTKGISGEQYDIEGLLKDYQSQKFTSEIHLTPALLQPLTEESSTIINEKKKLEALLQHTVDYKVQDKVHSLKGSDLIKNATVTKDLKITIDPSILKNKIAEINNAQSTLGKNFTFKNHSGSVISVKGEGYGWALDVKKETALVQAAFEKGEKSISASNIHGNGWSNEGYGYETTTNNGIGDTYAEVSIAEQRIWIYKNGQLVLTTNVVTGKHSTGEDTSKGVWYILFKRTPYTLKGSAVGKPDYSVEVDYWAPFTNSGQGFHDAGWRTNWNSNAYLTQGSGGCVNVSPSVMKAVYDNLSVYDPVVVY from the coding sequence ATGGAAAATGCTATACAAGAATCAAGGGTAGAAATGAATACAGGAAGTTCATTTAAAAGGTTTAAGAATTGGAAGTTCATTACAGCAGGTATCATCCTTGTTATCGCACTCATATGTGCAGCAATGAGCTTTTACCAGGCAACTCACTTTAATCCAAAGGTCAAGATTAATGGCATAGAGGTTGGTGGACTGACCGCAGAAAAGGCACTAGAAAAATTAGAAACAACTGTTTTAAGTAACATCGTTTATGTCGGAGAACAGCAAATTATAGACGGAAAAGATACTAAGTTGGGATTTGCAGAAGATGATTTGCTTGAAGTTAAAAAACTACTTAAAAATCAGTGGACATTTTTTCCCATATTTAAGTCTAAAGAGTATTCATTAACGCCAAGCAAACTAGACCCATATCGCAGTGACAGCTTGAAAGAGGAACTGGAACAAAAACTCATCTCATTGAATCAGAATTTAAAAGCTCCTACAGATGCTCAAGTTAAGCTGGAGCAAGGTAAAATTGTGGTTACCAAAGGCATTAGTGGAGAGCAATATGATATAGAAGGTCTACTGAAGGACTACCAAAGTCAGAAATTCACGAGTGAAATCCATTTAACGCCTGCACTTTTACAGCCACTTACAGAGGAAAGTAGCACTATCATTAACGAAAAGAAAAAGCTGGAAGCACTCCTTCAGCATACGGTGGACTATAAGGTACAGGATAAAGTACATTCTTTAAAGGGCAGCGATCTCATTAAAAATGCCACTGTGACAAAAGATTTGAAAATTACGATAGACCCAAGCATCCTGAAAAATAAAATCGCTGAAATTAATAACGCTCAATCAACATTAGGTAAGAATTTCACCTTTAAGAACCATTCAGGTTCCGTCATATCGGTTAAGGGAGAAGGTTATGGCTGGGCACTTGATGTCAAAAAAGAAACAGCTCTGGTTCAAGCAGCCTTTGAAAAAGGGGAAAAATCAATTTCTGCTTCTAATATTCACGGAAATGGCTGGAGCAATGAGGGCTATGGCTATGAAACAACAACAAACAATGGCATTGGTGATACCTATGCTGAAGTATCCATTGCCGAACAGCGTATTTGGATTTACAAGAATGGACAATTGGTCCTAACCACGAATGTGGTTACCGGCAAGCATAGTACAGGTGAAGATACATCAAAAGGAGTATGGTATATCCTCTTTAAACGAACACCATACACACTCAAGGGAAGTGCCGTCGGCAAACCCGATTATTCCGTTGAAGTCGATTATTGGGCTCCATTTACAAACAGCGGCCAAGGTTTTCACGATGCAGGATGGCGAACAAACTGGAACAGCAACGCCTATCTTACCCAAGGATCAGGTGGATGCGTAAACGTTTCTCCGAGTGTCATGAAAGCCGTGTATGATAATCTCAGTGTATACGATCCAGTTGTTGTTTATTAG
- a CDS encoding acetolactate synthase large subunit — translation MKATDLLVQCLENEGVEYIFGIIGKETLDLMDSLSRSKQIQFVNVRHEQGAAFMADVYGRLTKKAGVCLATLGPGATNLLTGIASATLDHSPVVAITGQAGLDRQHLESHQYLDIVKIFEPATKWSVQIKDSQTISTIIRKAFRVAQMEKPGAILIELPENLASQMIPTQPLPVTPIPKSAPVSQAIEDARTLLAQSQKPVVIVGNGVIRQDAAAELLTFVENLQSPVIHSFMAKGILPKNHPLNYFTFGFTKEDEGLPIIEESDLLLVVGFDLIEKLPKDWNKKMCPILHIDPLPAEMDEHYPVKGELAGNLKETFQALNKLDIPSRPWVPIGNLKERIETAYQLNLDPKGNQSLSIENILTVIEKLTTEKTIVISDVGAHKVSIARTFQPKQAGRLIVSNGLASMGIALPGAIGAKLACPDAPVICITGDGGALMNISELETAKRLGVSFIIIVLNNSGLKLEEQMMQEKFDHSFGTDFGNPDFVQLAESFGIKGVRPNQLNEFEQVLRDALNQTNELTLIDVIQN, via the coding sequence ATGAAAGCAACGGATTTACTTGTGCAGTGCTTAGAAAATGAGGGCGTTGAGTATATTTTTGGAATCATAGGGAAGGAAACCCTTGACCTGATGGATTCATTGTCTAGGTCAAAACAAATTCAATTTGTAAATGTTCGTCATGAACAAGGAGCCGCTTTTATGGCGGATGTATACGGTAGATTAACAAAAAAGGCTGGTGTTTGCTTAGCGACATTAGGACCTGGCGCAACCAATCTGTTGACCGGAATAGCAAGTGCAACTCTTGACCATTCCCCAGTTGTAGCCATCACAGGACAAGCAGGCTTGGATCGGCAGCATCTAGAATCCCACCAATATTTAGATATCGTTAAAATATTTGAACCCGCTACCAAGTGGAGTGTTCAAATTAAAGATTCACAAACCATTTCAACCATCATTCGTAAGGCATTTAGAGTTGCACAAATGGAAAAGCCGGGTGCTATTTTAATTGAATTACCCGAGAACTTAGCGTCTCAAATGATTCCAACCCAGCCATTACCCGTAACACCTATTCCAAAAAGTGCACCCGTTTCACAAGCAATCGAGGATGCTCGTACGCTACTAGCTCAGAGCCAAAAACCAGTTGTCATTGTAGGAAATGGAGTTATAAGGCAAGACGCAGCGGCCGAACTGCTCACATTTGTCGAAAACCTACAATCACCTGTGATCCATAGTTTTATGGCAAAAGGAATATTACCTAAAAACCATCCACTAAATTATTTTACATTTGGTTTTACCAAAGAAGATGAAGGTTTACCGATTATCGAGGAATCTGATTTATTACTTGTCGTTGGTTTTGATTTGATTGAAAAGCTGCCTAAGGATTGGAATAAAAAGATGTGCCCTATTTTACATATTGATCCACTGCCAGCTGAAATGGACGAGCACTACCCTGTTAAGGGGGAATTGGCAGGAAATTTAAAGGAGACCTTCCAGGCACTTAATAAACTGGATATCCCCTCTAGGCCGTGGGTTCCGATTGGGAATCTAAAAGAACGGATTGAGACAGCTTATCAACTTAATTTAGATCCAAAAGGAAATCAATCCTTATCGATAGAAAATATCCTGACCGTTATTGAAAAACTCACAACGGAAAAGACCATCGTTATTTCAGATGTGGGTGCCCACAAGGTATCCATTGCCCGTACGTTTCAGCCAAAACAAGCCGGTCGACTCATCGTCTCCAATGGATTAGCCTCAATGGGAATTGCCTTGCCTGGTGCCATTGGTGCCAAATTAGCTTGCCCGGACGCTCCCGTTATTTGTATTACTGGTGATGGCGGGGCCTTGATGAATATTTCCGAACTAGAGACCGCGAAACGATTAGGCGTATCTTTTATCATCATTGTTTTAAATAATTCTGGGTTAAAACTAGAAGAACAAATGATGCAAGAAAAATTTGATCATAGCTTTGGTACAGACTTTGGAAACCCTGACTTTGTGCAGCTAGCTGAAAGCTTTGGAATAAAAGGAGTAAGACCTAATCAATTGAATGAATTTGAGCAAGTATTGAGGGATGCATTAAATCAAACCAATGAACTGACACTGATTGACGTTATCCAAAATTAA